The nucleotide sequence CCCCAGACCCATTTTCCCTTGTGTGACAGACGGCCCGACGACGCGGAACCAGCAACCTCAGCCCGATGGTGTGAATAAACCGTCCCCTTCCGCCAAGTCCATGTCCCACCCCACCCACCAGACCAACCTCTGGGAAACCGTAAAATGTGACCTCAAAGGGCTCTTCCCCGATGATGTGTTCCAGATGTGGTTTGAGCCCATGCGCTGCGTGGAGAGCACGGAAGACGCCGTGATCCTGGGCGTGCCCAACGATTTCGCCGCGATCTGGATCCATGACAACTACCTCGACCTGATCTCCCAGCGCCTGCGCCTGGCCTCCGGCCGCATGGTCCAGGTCAGCCTCCGGAAGGTCGACGCCAACGGCAACCCGGCCCCCCGTTTCAGCGCCCCGGTCGAGCCCAAGGCCAAGCCCGCCCCGAAGCGCACCGTCCGCTACGACGAACGCTCCGCCGCCGCCGGCACGCTCAACCCGCGCAACACCTTCGAGACCTTCGTCGTCGGCCCCAACAACCAGCTCGCGCACGCCGCCGCCCTCGCCGTCTCCCAGGCCCCCGCCCAGGCCTACAATCCCCTCTTCATCCACGGCTCGACCGGGCTCGGCAAGACCCACCTGATGCACGCCATCGGGCACAGCATCCTGCAGCGCAACCCCGAGGCCAAGATCGCCTACCTCTCCACCGAGAAGTTCACCAACGAGTACATCCACGCGATCCAGGAGAACGCGCTGACCAAGTTCCGCCAGCGCTACCGCAACGTCGACGTCCTCCTCATCGACGACATCCAGTTCCTGTCCGGCAAGGAGCGCATCCAGGAGGAGTTCTTCCACACCTTTAACGACCTCTTCGAGTCCCAGAAGCAGATCGTCCTCTCCAGCGACCGCCCGGTCACCGAGATCGCCACCCTCGAGGCCCGCCTCGTCTCCCGCTTCCAGTGGGGCCTGTCCGCCGACATCCAGTCGCCCGACTTCGAGACCCGCGTCGCCATCCTCCGCACCAAGGCCGCCACCCTCAAGATCGACCTCCCGCAGAACGTGGTCGAGTTCATGGCGCAGCACATCTCGAAGAACATTCGCCGGCTCGAGGGCGCCCTGATCAAGATCTCCAGCTACGCCGTCCTCACCGGCAAGCCCCTCGACCTCGCCTCCGCCGAGCACCTCCTCAAGGACGTGCTGATGGAGGAGGCCCAGAACCGCCTCAACATCGAGGGCATCCAGAAGCGCGTCGCCGATCACTACCAGATCCGGCACTCGGACATGACGAGCAAGCGCCGCCCCAACGCCATCGCCTTTCCCCGCCAGATCGCCATGTATCTCAGCCGCCAGCTCACCCGCCACTCCCTCCAGGAGATCGGCGAGGCCTTCGGCGGCCGCGACCACGGCACCGTCATCCACGCCGTCAAGACCGTGGAAAACATGATGGAGCAGGACGATTCCGTCCGCGGCAGCGTCGACTTCCTGAAGACGCAGCTGGCGAAGTGACGCGCCCCCCGGGCGCGTCATCCTGAGCGTTGTCGGAGGCCCCCCCGGCGACTCTATGCTGGAGCCCGGGCGACCTCGCCCGCACAGCTTCCCGCCCGCGGCAACCCGTCCGGTGTACCGGGCCTACCCCGATCGAACCCCGCCCCCACCCCAGACTTGTCGTTTGCCGGGTCTTGCCTCTAATTCGGGTCCTTCGCGTCCCCGTACGCCTCAACCACCCTTTCCCATGTCCCTCTCCCCCGAACAAACCCAAGCCGTCGCCGCATGGGTCGCCGCCGGCGACAACCTCTCCCTCGTCCAGAAAAAGCTTCTGGAGGAATTCAAGATCACGATGACCTACCGCGACGTGCGCTTCCTCGTGGACGACCTCAATCTCGCGCTTAAGGACCCCGCCCCCAAGGCCGACACCTCCGACGTGTCCAAGGCGCAAGTGCCTCCCCCGGGGGCCGCGGCGACCCCGCCGCGGTCGGCGGAAAAGAAGGGCTTCGTCGACAAACTGAAGGAAAAGGTCGGACTCGGCGGCGATGCCGCCGACGACGATCTCCCGCCCGAGGCCGAATTTCCCGAGGACGCCGGCATCCCGGCCGATGCAGCCGCCGGCAGCCTCACCCTCGACGTGGACCGCATCATGCGCCCCGGCACGGTGGTCAGCGGCACGGTGACCTTCAGCGACGGCGTGAGCGGCAAGTGGGGCCTCGACCAGTACGGCCGCCTTATGCTCGACACCGGCGTGAAGGGCTACCAGCCCAGCCCCGCCGACGTGCAGACCTTCCAGCGCGAGCTCCAAGCCCACCTGCAGCGCCAAGGCTACTGATGTAGGGCGGGATCGCCGACGGAGGCTTGGCGGAGAGGGCGAAGCAATCCCGCCATCCGGTGGATGCAATATCACGTTCGAGGCGGGATTTGGAAATCCCGCCCTACATCGAACTACCCCTGCACCATCTTCAAAAACTCAGCTTCGTCGATGATGGCGACGCCGAGCTCCTTCGCCTTCTCCAATTTCGACCCGGCCTCCTCCCCCGCCAGCACGTAGGCCGTCTTCTTGCTCACGCTGCCGCTGACTTTCCCGCCGGCCGCCAGGATCTTCTGCTCGGCCTCCTCGCGCTTCAGCGTCGGCAACGTGCCCGTGAGCACGAACGTCTTGCCCGTGAAACGCCCGGCTGTGACCACCGTGCCCTGCGGGTCTATGCCCAGCTTCGCCAGCTTGCCCAGCAAACGCCGGCCCGGCTCGCTGGTGAAAAAATCCACCGTGCTCGCCGCCACCGCCGGACCGATATCGGACGGTATGCCAGCCAGGATGCCTCCGTTGAGCGCGGTCAGCTCGGCGTCGATCTCGACGCGACGAGCCTTGCGCCGCTCCTTGTCCACTTCGTCCTTGGGTGGATTCTTCTTCGACGCCGGGCCGTCCCGCTCGCGCTCCAACTCGAGGGCATCTCTCCGCAGCACCGCTTGGAGCAATTTCGAATCCGTCAGCTCGGCAAAGCTCCGGTGCCGCCGGCCGAGTTCCCGGGCGGTGGACTCACCCACGTCCGGCACACTCAGGGCATAAAGCCATTTCTCGAGCGGCAGGGCCCGCGCGGCCTCGCGCGCGGCGACGACCTTCGTGGCGTTCTTCTCGCCAAAGACCCGCGGCTCCTCCGCGGTGCCGAGATTGAGCGTCGCGAGGGTTTCGAGGGCCACCTCGTACAAATCCGGCGGATCCTGCACATGGCCGAGTTCGACCAATTTTGCCGCCACGACCCCGCCCACCCCGTCAATGGCGAGCGCGCGCCGGCTGCAAAAGAAACCCAGCCGCCCGGCCCGCTGGGCGGAGCAATCGTAATTCTGGCACTTCCACGCCACGCCCTGCGCCTCCTCGTCGGCGACCTCCAGCTTGGCAATCTTGCCGCCGCACACCGGACACTTGTGCCCGACCGCCGCCGGCAGGTCGAACTCCGGCGCCCCGGCCGGACGCTCCTCGGGGAAGGATTTCAACACCGCCGGGATCACCTCGCCGGCCTTCTCGATCTCGAC is from Lacunisphaera limnophila and encodes:
- the dnaA gene encoding chromosomal replication initiator protein DnaA — translated: MSHPTHQTNLWETVKCDLKGLFPDDVFQMWFEPMRCVESTEDAVILGVPNDFAAIWIHDNYLDLISQRLRLASGRMVQVSLRKVDANGNPAPRFSAPVEPKAKPAPKRTVRYDERSAAAGTLNPRNTFETFVVGPNNQLAHAAALAVSQAPAQAYNPLFIHGSTGLGKTHLMHAIGHSILQRNPEAKIAYLSTEKFTNEYIHAIQENALTKFRQRYRNVDVLLIDDIQFLSGKERIQEEFFHTFNDLFESQKQIVLSSDRPVTEIATLEARLVSRFQWGLSADIQSPDFETRVAILRTKAATLKIDLPQNVVEFMAQHISKNIRRLEGALIKISSYAVLTGKPLDLASAEHLLKDVLMEEAQNRLNIEGIQKRVADHYQIRHSDMTSKRRPNAIAFPRQIAMYLSRQLTRHSLQEIGEAFGGRDHGTVIHAVKTVENMMEQDDSVRGSVDFLKTQLAK